From a region of the Rhodococcus sp. 4CII genome:
- a CDS encoding aminotransferase class I/II-fold pyridoxal phosphate-dependent enzyme, producing MSAVLESETISPKWLLERVEGRTGELADAVADLIRSGDLSPGDRLPTVRALAKSTDLSVGAIVSAWGRLQEQGFVQTRRRGGTVVLPPLDSVPERGIPDWRGIDLAQNAPDPALQPSLSDALLSSLDAETLNVFGRELMTERLRKAVAPGWPFEPEAWATAGGGTEALLLAVEAAAPPGSIVAVDEPLGPGVLDTLRDLGLVAFGVGADRDGPRPDALDAALTAGAVAFVFQPGAPFAVHHAVSARRTSELAEVLRRHPAVWVVEDDSIGPLEPGQPPTVGGELPLRVVRIRSYCKAYGIDVRTSVLGGSRELIEKAMKVRSHGVGSNSRILQNTLAHLVGSADAEQAVTTAHDRYATRRASLLAALTDRGIDAFAGPHSLVVWVAVSDETAALVALARQGISVGAGSRSFVETPAQPLLRLSATQLPDDAGRIGQLADVVASAVAESSREFFD from the coding sequence ATGTCAGCGGTGCTGGAGTCGGAGACGATCTCTCCGAAGTGGTTGCTCGAACGAGTGGAGGGCCGCACCGGGGAACTGGCCGATGCCGTCGCGGACCTCATCCGGTCGGGCGACCTCAGCCCCGGCGACCGCCTGCCGACCGTCCGCGCGCTCGCGAAATCGACGGATCTCAGTGTCGGTGCGATCGTCAGCGCCTGGGGCCGCCTGCAGGAACAAGGGTTCGTGCAGACCCGCCGGCGCGGCGGCACCGTCGTTCTTCCTCCCCTCGACAGCGTGCCCGAGCGCGGCATACCCGATTGGCGTGGCATCGACCTGGCGCAGAATGCCCCCGATCCGGCGCTGCAGCCGTCGCTGTCCGACGCCTTGTTGTCGAGTCTCGACGCGGAGACGCTCAATGTGTTCGGCCGGGAACTGATGACCGAGCGGTTGCGGAAGGCCGTCGCTCCGGGGTGGCCGTTCGAACCGGAGGCGTGGGCGACGGCGGGCGGCGGCACCGAGGCGTTGCTGCTGGCGGTGGAGGCGGCCGCGCCGCCCGGATCGATCGTGGCCGTCGACGAACCCCTCGGCCCCGGTGTTCTCGACACCCTCCGCGACCTGGGACTGGTGGCGTTCGGCGTCGGTGCGGATCGCGACGGTCCCCGGCCGGACGCTCTCGATGCGGCCCTGACCGCCGGTGCGGTGGCCTTCGTGTTCCAGCCTGGCGCGCCGTTCGCGGTGCACCATGCGGTCAGCGCAAGGCGCACAAGTGAACTCGCCGAGGTGCTGCGACGGCATCCGGCGGTGTGGGTCGTCGAGGACGACTCGATCGGCCCGCTCGAACCCGGACAACCTCCGACCGTCGGTGGCGAACTGCCGCTGCGCGTGGTTCGGATCCGCAGCTACTGCAAGGCATATGGGATCGACGTGCGGACCTCCGTTCTCGGCGGGTCGCGTGAACTGATCGAGAAGGCGATGAAGGTGCGCAGTCACGGAGTCGGCTCGAACAGCCGCATCCTGCAGAACACTCTCGCCCACCTGGTCGGCAGCGCCGACGCCGAACAGGCGGTCACGACCGCGCACGACCGCTACGCCACCAGGCGCGCATCGCTGCTCGCGGCCCTGACCGACCGCGGTATCGACGCGTTCGCCGGCCCGCACAGTCTCGTCGTATGGGTCGCGGTGTCGGACGAGACCGCGGCGCTCGTCGCGTTGGCGCGGCAGGGGATCTCGGTGGGGGCGGGCTCCCGCTCGTTCGTCGAGACACCGGCGCAGCCGCTGCTGCGCCTGTCGGCCACGCAGCTACCGGACGACGCGGGGCGGATCGGGCAGCTCGCCGACGTGGTCGCGTCGGCGGTCGCGGAGTCGTCGCGCGAGTTCTTCGACTGA
- a CDS encoding ABC transporter permease, with protein sequence MTTADVQAVGTGRTFALPVPAGALGTALRVVLSTVLIVVPVFLFSTLITFLLGAASGLNPAAGIAGDAATPETIARIDAEFGLDKPIWQQYVDWMSSMLSGDLGVSWFSKIPVSELIGERLAVSASIAGVALVIGLVLGVGLGVLAAVYKGSPLDRLITAYTSVASTLPPFVISIGLILVLSVGLHWLPSAGYVPPDENFGRWLSLIIMPAIALSMDVVADIARQLRTGLVAELDQNYVTGAVVRGISPSRILFVHTLRNGSGPALSILGMKIPTLIGGAVVMETMFSMPGFGRLAADSALRGDVPIVQGTLVVAIVFVLFCNIVVNIAQSVLQPATKRRD encoded by the coding sequence GTGACCACCGCAGACGTCCAGGCCGTAGGCACCGGGAGAACATTCGCTCTCCCGGTGCCCGCGGGTGCGCTCGGCACGGCGCTGCGGGTCGTGCTGAGCACCGTGCTGATCGTGGTACCGGTGTTCCTGTTCTCCACCCTGATCACCTTCCTGCTCGGAGCGGCCAGCGGACTCAACCCGGCCGCCGGGATCGCCGGCGACGCCGCGACACCGGAGACCATCGCCCGCATCGATGCCGAGTTCGGGCTGGACAAGCCGATCTGGCAGCAGTACGTCGACTGGATGTCGAGCATGCTGAGCGGCGACCTCGGCGTCTCGTGGTTCAGCAAGATCCCGGTCAGCGAGTTGATCGGCGAGCGACTCGCCGTCAGTGCCTCCATCGCGGGGGTCGCTCTGGTCATCGGACTCGTCCTCGGTGTCGGACTCGGGGTGCTCGCCGCCGTCTACAAGGGCAGCCCGCTCGACCGGCTGATCACCGCCTACACGTCGGTGGCCTCGACGCTGCCGCCGTTCGTCATCTCGATCGGACTGATCCTCGTCCTCAGCGTGGGGTTGCACTGGCTGCCGTCGGCCGGGTACGTCCCGCCGGACGAGAACTTCGGCCGCTGGCTGTCGCTGATCATCATGCCCGCCATCGCGTTGAGTATGGACGTCGTCGCCGACATCGCGCGGCAACTGCGCACCGGACTCGTTGCGGAGCTGGATCAGAACTACGTCACCGGCGCGGTGGTGCGCGGCATCAGCCCGTCCCGGATCCTGTTCGTGCACACACTGCGGAACGGCAGCGGCCCCGCGCTGTCGATCCTGGGCATGAAGATCCCCACCCTCATCGGCGGCGCCGTCGTGATGGAGACCATGTTCTCCATGCCCGGCTTCGGTCGACTCGCCGCCGACTCCGCACTGCGAGGGGACGTGCCCATCGTCCAGGGGACGCTCGTCGTGGCGATCGTGTTCGTGCTGTTCTGCAACATCGTCGTCAACATCGCGCAGAGCGTCTTGCAGCCGGCAACCAAGCGGAGAGACTGA
- a CDS encoding LLM class flavin-dependent oxidoreductase has product MTRRQLKLGAVLTPTGGPGHPYTWLDPEIDGDASVDIDWYIRYARLAEQAKFDLVFIVDSQFITPDSPPHYLNRLEPLTLLSALAVATEHIGLVGTLTTSFNQPFNLARRFASLDLISRGRAGWNVVTSGDSGTAGNYGLEEHYDYATRYGRALEHVEVVKALWDSYEDDAFPRDREARRFLDADKLHTLDHRGEHFSVVGPLNIERSRQGQPVIFQAGDSDQGRDLGARIADGIFTHAPTFEAGAAFYADIKSRAAAQGRDPEDIVILPGVTVTVGDTDADAREIERATQLADNDFGKSLRELGRPFGWHDFRQYDLDAPFPTEALKDAERSFYTQAKKIADLAADRGLTLRQTVEALSAPKTSPFTGSAETVANELQRWLDGRALDGINIHIGHPAQFRRFVDEVLPILRERGVVREDYEQNTLRGNLGLPFAENRYTRARREGTDPTPLPGTTASLSASV; this is encoded by the coding sequence ATGACGAGACGGCAACTGAAACTGGGTGCTGTCCTCACGCCCACCGGTGGGCCGGGGCACCCCTACACCTGGTTGGATCCGGAGATCGACGGTGACGCGAGCGTCGACATCGACTGGTACATCCGCTACGCGCGTCTGGCCGAGCAGGCGAAGTTCGACCTCGTGTTCATCGTCGACAGCCAGTTCATCACCCCCGATTCGCCCCCGCACTACCTCAACCGGCTCGAGCCGCTGACGCTGCTGTCCGCGCTGGCGGTGGCCACCGAGCACATCGGCCTCGTCGGCACACTGACCACGTCGTTCAACCAGCCGTTCAACCTCGCGCGGCGGTTCGCGTCCCTCGACCTGATCAGCCGCGGCCGCGCCGGCTGGAACGTAGTCACCAGTGGCGACTCGGGGACGGCCGGAAACTACGGCCTCGAGGAGCATTACGACTACGCCACCCGCTACGGCCGGGCCCTCGAGCACGTCGAGGTCGTCAAAGCGCTGTGGGACTCCTACGAGGACGACGCGTTTCCGCGCGACCGCGAGGCCCGCCGCTTCCTCGACGCGGACAAGCTGCACACCCTCGATCACCGGGGTGAGCACTTCTCGGTGGTGGGACCGCTCAACATCGAGAGGTCGCGGCAGGGGCAGCCGGTGATCTTCCAGGCCGGCGACTCCGACCAAGGCCGTGACCTCGGAGCGCGGATCGCCGACGGGATCTTCACGCACGCGCCCACTTTCGAGGCCGGCGCCGCGTTCTACGCGGACATCAAGTCGCGGGCCGCCGCCCAGGGCCGCGACCCGGAGGACATCGTGATCCTGCCCGGGGTGACGGTCACGGTGGGCGACACCGACGCCGACGCACGCGAAATCGAACGGGCAACGCAACTCGCGGACAACGACTTCGGCAAGTCGCTCCGCGAACTGGGCCGCCCCTTCGGCTGGCACGACTTCCGGCAGTACGACCTCGACGCACCGTTCCCCACCGAGGCACTGAAGGACGCCGAGCGGAGCTTCTACACCCAGGCGAAGAAGATCGCGGACCTCGCCGCCGACCGGGGGCTGACCCTGCGGCAGACGGTCGAGGCGCTGAGCGCACCGAAGACGTCGCCGTTCACCGGCAGCGCCGAGACCGTCGCGAACGAACTGCAGCGCTGGCTGGACGGCCGCGCCCTCGACGGCATCAACATCCACATCGGTCACCCGGCCCAGTTCCGCCGCTTCGTCGACGAGGTGCTGCCGATCCTGCGTGAGCGCGGGGTCGTCCGGGAGGACTACGAGCAGAACACGTTGCGGGGCAACCTCGGCCTGCCGTTCGCGGAGAACCGCTACACCCGGGCACGGCGTGAGGGGACCGACCCCACCCCGCTGCCCGGCACCACCGCATCGCTGTCCGCGAGCGTCTGA
- a CDS encoding ABC transporter substrate-binding protein: protein MSKKSRRIAGAVILGVIVGLVATACGGGSSSDGAEVKWAFSLPTSWDPVTSRTGNDINTISLAYASLTRLDAEGNVEPSLAESWKYNADGTAVTFTLRDGLTFSDGTTLDSQAVKAFFDRGKTQDDSFLRDQLAGVTDVTADSATDVTLHLSDADYQIPYLVAGRTGAIASPTAAADPQKLSVWPVGAGPFTITDFVAEDHAYFEKNPNYWDAGNIHIDHFELSVAPDPATLVAGVQSGSIDFATLPALQSKEAEAAGLDVTVKPSLAANDVSINLNKAPFDNPKVVEAFRYAFDRQAFVDVVTNGLGSTTSQPFPDGYLAFNPEIEKIWNYDPDKASRLLAEAGYGPGQLSIEITAQSAATNRAELVQSQLKKIGVESTIKVVPPGSSTWQSEVYLAKNPQLATDGTIGRESPVQNLLAVYGPEGIMNLSGPHASPEFTAALDAVRRTPLEDPEYKPRLWQAVKVGVEQSPTNYLFSNPWVIVSNPDLKNLNILPSQVRWEGVTVS, encoded by the coding sequence GTGAGCAAGAAGAGCCGGCGGATCGCCGGCGCCGTCATACTCGGAGTGATAGTAGGGCTCGTCGCCACCGCGTGCGGCGGTGGCAGCAGTTCGGACGGCGCCGAGGTCAAGTGGGCGTTCAGCCTCCCCACGTCGTGGGATCCGGTGACGAGCCGGACAGGAAACGACATCAACACGATCAGCCTCGCGTACGCGTCGCTGACCCGGCTCGACGCCGAGGGCAACGTCGAACCGTCACTCGCCGAGAGCTGGAAGTACAACGCCGACGGCACCGCGGTGACGTTCACGCTGCGTGACGGTCTCACGTTCTCCGACGGGACCACCCTCGACTCCCAGGCAGTGAAAGCGTTCTTCGACCGGGGCAAGACGCAGGACGATTCGTTCCTGCGCGATCAGCTCGCCGGCGTCACCGACGTCACGGCCGACAGCGCCACCGACGTCACACTGCACCTGAGCGACGCCGACTACCAGATTCCGTACCTCGTGGCCGGGCGCACCGGCGCGATCGCCAGCCCGACTGCGGCGGCCGACCCGCAGAAGCTCAGCGTGTGGCCGGTCGGGGCGGGCCCGTTCACGATCACCGATTTCGTCGCCGAGGATCACGCGTACTTCGAGAAGAACCCGAACTACTGGGACGCCGGCAACATCCACATCGACCACTTCGAACTCAGCGTCGCACCCGATCCGGCCACGCTCGTCGCCGGCGTCCAGTCCGGTTCCATCGACTTCGCGACGCTGCCCGCCCTGCAGTCCAAGGAAGCCGAGGCCGCCGGTCTCGACGTCACCGTGAAGCCGTCGCTGGCCGCGAACGACGTGTCCATCAACCTCAACAAGGCCCCATTCGACAACCCGAAGGTCGTCGAGGCGTTCCGCTACGCATTCGACCGTCAGGCGTTCGTCGACGTCGTCACGAACGGCCTGGGGAGCACGACGAGTCAGCCCTTCCCCGACGGGTACCTCGCCTTCAACCCGGAGATCGAGAAGATCTGGAACTACGACCCCGACAAGGCCTCTCGCCTTCTCGCGGAGGCGGGCTACGGGCCCGGACAGTTGTCGATCGAGATCACCGCGCAGTCCGCGGCCACCAACCGGGCGGAGCTGGTGCAGTCGCAGCTGAAGAAGATCGGCGTCGAGTCCACCATCAAGGTGGTCCCGCCGGGATCGTCGACGTGGCAGAGCGAGGTCTACCTTGCGAAGAATCCGCAGCTGGCGACGGACGGCACCATCGGACGTGAATCCCCGGTGCAGAACCTGCTCGCCGTCTACGGTCCGGAAGGCATCATGAACCTCAGCGGTCCGCACGCGTCGCCGGAGTTCACCGCCGCTCTCGACGCCGTGCGCCGCACGCCGCTCGAGGACCCGGAGTACAAGCCGCGGTTGTGGCAGGCCGTCAAGGTCGGCGTCGAGCAGTCGCCGACGAACTACCTCTTCAGTAATCCGTGGGTCATCGTGTCCAACCCGGACCTGAAGAACCTGAACATCCTGCCGTCCCAGGTTCGGTGGGAAGGCGTCACGGTCTCGTGA
- a CDS encoding O-acetylhomoserine aminocarboxypropyltransferase/cysteine synthase family protein, translated as MPETTGFATRQVRTGYQPGTAQNTAIPPIYQSVAYDFGSFDQARDIFSLRRKGNLYSRTGNPTQAVFEQRLADLDGGVAALATGSGQSAVAVALLTLAKSGQHIVAARQLYGGTVDLLTDTFADFGIEVTLVDQDDLDGWRAAARPETRAFFAETIGNPVASVLDVRAVADIAHEAGVPLIVDNTIATPYLLRPKDFGADIAVYSATKFIGGHGTSLGGVIVDLGTFDFGAEPQRWTQFTEPYPRIGDLVLWDEFGRDRSAYLVYAKTKIVHDLGPALSPFNSFQLLQGLETLDLRLERQVGSALAIARFLDGHPAVARVNYPGLPDNRWHDAAQRYLPRGAGSVFSFDLAVDDSRVAKFVDSLQLFAIVANIGDARSLVVHPATTTHSHLDDAQLRDAGFGYRTVRLSIGLENLDDLVDDLRASLDAITEE; from the coding sequence ATGCCCGAGACCACAGGGTTTGCGACCCGGCAGGTCCGCACCGGCTATCAACCCGGAACAGCGCAGAACACCGCGATCCCCCCGATCTACCAATCGGTTGCCTACGACTTCGGCAGCTTCGACCAGGCGCGGGACATCTTCTCCCTGCGAAGGAAGGGAAACCTCTACAGCCGCACAGGAAATCCCACCCAGGCCGTCTTCGAGCAGCGCCTCGCCGACCTCGACGGCGGTGTCGCGGCGCTCGCCACGGGTTCCGGGCAGTCCGCCGTCGCGGTCGCACTCCTCACGCTCGCCAAGTCCGGACAGCACATCGTCGCGGCACGGCAGTTGTACGGGGGGACGGTCGACCTTCTCACCGACACCTTCGCCGACTTCGGGATCGAGGTCACACTCGTCGATCAGGACGACCTCGACGGCTGGCGTGCGGCGGCGCGCCCCGAGACCCGGGCGTTCTTCGCCGAGACGATCGGCAACCCCGTCGCCTCCGTCCTCGACGTTCGAGCGGTGGCCGACATCGCGCACGAGGCGGGGGTCCCGCTGATCGTCGACAACACGATCGCCACCCCGTACCTGCTCCGCCCGAAGGACTTCGGCGCCGACATCGCCGTGTATTCGGCCACCAAGTTCATCGGTGGGCACGGCACGTCGCTCGGCGGCGTGATCGTCGACCTCGGCACGTTCGACTTCGGCGCGGAACCGCAGCGGTGGACCCAGTTCACCGAGCCCTACCCGCGGATCGGCGACCTCGTGCTGTGGGATGAGTTCGGTCGCGACCGGAGCGCCTACCTGGTCTACGCGAAGACGAAGATCGTCCACGACCTCGGTCCCGCGCTGTCTCCGTTCAATTCGTTTCAGCTGCTTCAGGGTCTGGAGACGCTGGACCTGCGGCTCGAACGGCAGGTCGGCTCGGCGCTGGCGATCGCACGGTTCCTCGACGGTCATCCCGCGGTCGCCCGGGTGAATTACCCCGGCCTGCCGGACAACCGGTGGCACGACGCCGCCCAGCGGTACCTGCCCCGGGGCGCCGGTTCGGTGTTCTCCTTCGATCTCGCCGTCGACGACTCGCGGGTCGCGAAGTTCGTCGACTCGCTGCAACTGTTCGCCATCGTCGCCAACATCGGCGACGCCCGGTCGCTGGTCGTGCACCCCGCGACCACCACGCACAGCCATCTCGACGACGCGCAACTCCGCGACGCCGGATTCGGTTACCGCACCGTCCGACTGTCGATCGGGCTGGAGAACCTGGACGACCTCGTCGACGATCTGCGTGCGTCGCTCGACGCCATCACGGAGGAATGA
- a CDS encoding ABC transporter permease — translation MLTAILRYHSARAAVIVLGLILVLAVFGPALAPFDPLEQDTSAILQSPSGTHLLGTDNVGRDVFSRLLAGSTVSVLSALQCVVVGFLLGVIPGFLSVYLGRGVEWFTLRLMDALITLPFLVFAVAMTALLGNGLAQAMFAVGILIAPAFYRVTRAAALTVANSQYVEAAELMGADTSWIIRRHAVRKVLPAVGVTFAAMTGASLVIVSSLTFLGIGVVPPDPTWGGLLASGLQYLYQVPFGPVVPALLIVATVWALNAIADALRDVTGRPRRHAPRKQEVTSDVH, via the coding sequence ATGCTCACAGCAATCCTGCGCTATCACTCCGCTCGCGCCGCGGTCATCGTCCTCGGGCTGATCCTGGTGCTCGCGGTCTTCGGGCCCGCGCTCGCCCCGTTCGACCCGCTCGAGCAGGACACGTCCGCAATCCTGCAGAGCCCGAGCGGAACTCACTTGCTCGGGACGGACAATGTCGGACGGGACGTGTTCAGCCGACTGCTGGCGGGATCGACCGTGTCGGTGCTGTCTGCGCTGCAGTGCGTCGTCGTCGGATTCCTCCTCGGCGTGATCCCGGGCTTCCTGTCGGTGTACCTCGGGCGCGGCGTGGAATGGTTCACGTTGCGGCTGATGGATGCGCTCATCACGCTGCCGTTCCTGGTCTTCGCCGTCGCGATGACCGCGCTGCTCGGAAACGGGCTCGCCCAGGCGATGTTCGCGGTCGGCATCCTCATCGCACCCGCCTTCTACCGCGTCACGCGCGCCGCGGCACTGACCGTCGCCAACTCCCAGTACGTCGAGGCAGCCGAATTGATGGGGGCCGACACGTCGTGGATCATCCGCCGCCACGCGGTACGCAAGGTGCTGCCGGCGGTCGGGGTGACGTTCGCGGCGATGACCGGGGCCAGCCTCGTCATCGTGTCGTCGCTGACGTTCCTCGGGATCGGCGTCGTGCCGCCGGACCCGACGTGGGGTGGTTTGCTCGCCAGCGGATTGCAGTACCTCTACCAGGTTCCGTTCGGGCCCGTCGTGCCCGCACTGTTGATCGTCGCGACCGTGTGGGCTCTCAACGCCATCGCCGACGCGCTGCGCGACGTAACCGGCCGACCCCGACGACACGCCCCGAGAAAGCAGGAGGTCACTTCGGATGTCCACTGA
- a CDS encoding NADPH-dependent FMN reductase: MKVTVVAGNPKPGSRTLDAAGLVATAVAGVAADSTVDVIELEAGLLGWGDENVAAAVETVASSDLVVFASPTFKASYTGVLKLFLDQFATGDGLKDVVVVPVMLGAGPAHAMAPDLLLKPVLVELGATAPAPGLYLIDTTYTTDTRIADYAQRWGAILTAAARTRTELS; the protein is encoded by the coding sequence ATGAAGGTAACGGTAGTGGCGGGCAATCCCAAGCCCGGTTCGCGGACGCTGGACGCGGCGGGCCTGGTGGCGACCGCGGTCGCGGGGGTGGCCGCGGATTCCACGGTCGACGTGATCGAGCTCGAGGCGGGTCTGCTCGGGTGGGGTGACGAGAATGTCGCGGCGGCCGTGGAGACGGTGGCGTCGTCGGATCTCGTCGTCTTCGCAAGCCCGACGTTCAAGGCGTCGTACACGGGTGTGCTGAAGCTGTTCCTCGACCAGTTCGCCACCGGAGACGGGCTGAAGGACGTCGTGGTGGTGCCGGTGATGCTCGGCGCGGGCCCGGCCCACGCCATGGCGCCCGACCTGCTGCTCAAGCCGGTCCTCGTGGAACTCGGCGCGACAGCCCCGGCCCCCGGCCTCTACCTGATCGACACCACCTACACCACCGACACCCGCATCGCCGACTACGCCCAGCGCTGGGGTGCGATCCTCACCGCGGCGGCCCGGACCCGAACGGAACTTTCATGA
- a CDS encoding ATP-binding cassette domain-containing protein, with the protein MSDSLLRMTDVRVERGQRGARKQILHGIDLTVDAGEKVGLIGESGSGKTTLARTILGLITPTSGSVEIRGQRVDDLSTAQRRAHRRTGTVQYVFQDPLLSLDPDIPVGESIAEGLLVRGGVDRGVVRSRVAAVLGSVGLDADIAVRLPAELSGGQRQRIAIARALVLDPALLLLDEPVSALDSVNRIQILKLLTELGHSRQLAQLFISHDLGAVAALVDRIVVLYRGNIVEDGPTHQVISDPQHPYTALLVGSAPTLTGGAVTRERRRELRLRLP; encoded by the coding sequence GTGTCTGATTCGTTGCTGCGCATGACCGATGTCCGGGTGGAACGTGGGCAGCGCGGCGCCCGCAAGCAGATCCTGCACGGCATCGACCTGACCGTCGATGCCGGCGAGAAGGTGGGACTGATCGGCGAAAGCGGCTCCGGGAAAACGACACTGGCCCGGACGATACTCGGTCTTATCACTCCGACATCCGGGTCGGTCGAGATCCGCGGGCAGCGTGTCGACGACCTGTCCACCGCGCAGCGCAGGGCGCACCGGCGCACCGGGACGGTGCAGTACGTGTTCCAGGATCCGCTGCTGAGCCTCGACCCGGACATTCCGGTGGGCGAGTCGATCGCCGAGGGGCTGCTCGTGCGGGGCGGAGTCGACCGCGGCGTCGTGCGGTCACGCGTCGCGGCGGTCCTGGGTAGCGTCGGACTCGACGCCGACATCGCGGTGCGGCTTCCCGCCGAGTTGTCGGGTGGGCAACGCCAGCGCATCGCGATCGCGAGGGCGCTGGTCCTCGATCCGGCGCTGTTGCTGCTCGACGAGCCGGTCAGCGCCCTCGACTCGGTCAACCGCATCCAGATCCTGAAACTGCTCACCGAGCTCGGGCACTCGCGGCAACTCGCTCAGCTGTTCATCTCACACGACCTGGGGGCGGTCGCAGCGCTGGTCGACCGGATCGTCGTGCTCTACCGCGGCAACATCGTCGAGGACGGTCCCACCCACCAGGTGATCTCCGATCCGCAACACCCATACACCGCGCTCCTCGTCGGATCGGCGCCCACGTTGACCGGTGGGGCGGTAACCCGGGAGCGGCGCCGGGAGTTGAGGCTCCGCCTCCCGTGA
- a CDS encoding alpha/beta hydrolase, with amino-acid sequence MDIDWLEPEATTRGSVIVIVGRGERASVYRRFARRIAFDGYRVAVVENDPAAVGGVIADADAELPIVVAGSDSGALTALDVAVAHPAVAGVVAAGLLVAGADTFSGEWDGELEIRSACPVHRGVLSSADALDRGTLGGETVVATADSLARVRVPVLVVHGAADVLSPAADVRAVASALPDARVVVVREGLHDILNDVSHRSVAAEIVQFLERLRLPGTPDILLREPDGALAH; translated from the coding sequence GTGGACATCGACTGGCTGGAACCCGAAGCGACCACACGAGGCTCGGTGATCGTCATCGTCGGCCGCGGCGAGCGGGCTTCCGTGTACCGCCGGTTCGCCCGCCGGATCGCGTTCGACGGGTACCGCGTCGCGGTGGTGGAGAACGATCCCGCGGCGGTCGGCGGGGTGATCGCCGATGCCGATGCCGAACTCCCGATCGTCGTGGCCGGGTCGGACAGTGGTGCCCTGACCGCCCTCGACGTCGCCGTCGCACACCCCGCGGTCGCCGGGGTCGTGGCAGCCGGACTTCTCGTCGCCGGTGCCGACACCTTCTCGGGAGAGTGGGACGGCGAGCTCGAAATCCGCTCCGCCTGCCCGGTGCATCGCGGCGTCCTCTCCTCGGCCGACGCACTCGACCGGGGGACGCTCGGCGGCGAAACGGTGGTGGCGACGGCGGACTCGCTGGCCCGCGTGCGGGTCCCCGTCCTCGTCGTGCACGGGGCCGCCGACGTCCTGAGCCCGGCAGCGGACGTGCGCGCCGTCGCCTCCGCGTTGCCGGACGCTCGGGTCGTGGTGGTTCGCGAGGGACTCCACGACATCCTCAACGACGTGTCCCACCGGTCGGTTGCCGCCGAGATCGTGCAGTTTCTCGAGCGACTCCGCCTGCCCGGCACGCCGGACATCCTCCTCCGCGAACCGGACGGCGCGCTCGCGCACTGA
- a CDS encoding ABC transporter ATP-binding protein: MSTDTLDATTAAGTAVRGRPVLTVSDLRIALGDGTELVHGVDFSLARGEALGIVGESGSGKSLTCRAILGILPDGLDVTAGSIDFDGVELTDLDRKRWRPLRGTRISAVFQDPASYLNPSIRVGEQLAEALRSTLGLSRADAKRRGVELFRKMGLNDADTVYRQYPHELSGGMLQRVLIAIAVSAEPELLIADEATTALDVTVQAEVLDLLEDLREELGLALVLVSHDLAVVAQVCDSVIVMRDGAVVESGRADHLLTAPRHEYTRQLVDNHREYGLESFTGKETARV, encoded by the coding sequence ATGTCCACTGACACATTGGATGCCACGACCGCAGCCGGAACCGCGGTCCGCGGCAGGCCGGTGCTCACCGTCAGCGATCTGCGCATCGCACTGGGCGACGGAACCGAACTGGTGCACGGCGTCGACTTCTCCCTCGCGCGCGGTGAAGCCCTCGGCATCGTCGGCGAATCGGGAAGCGGTAAGTCGCTGACCTGCCGTGCCATTCTCGGGATCCTGCCCGACGGACTCGACGTCACTGCCGGTTCGATCGACTTCGACGGCGTCGAACTCACCGACCTCGACCGCAAACGCTGGCGGCCGCTGCGGGGAACCCGCATCTCCGCGGTGTTCCAGGACCCGGCGTCCTACCTGAACCCGTCCATCCGCGTCGGGGAACAACTCGCCGAGGCCCTCCGGTCCACGCTCGGGCTGTCCCGCGCGGACGCGAAACGTCGCGGCGTAGAACTGTTCCGGAAGATGGGGCTGAACGACGCCGACACCGTGTACCGCCAGTACCCGCACGAACTGTCCGGGGGCATGCTGCAGCGGGTGCTCATCGCGATCGCGGTGTCCGCGGAACCCGAACTCCTCATCGCCGACGAGGCGACCACCGCGCTGGATGTCACGGTTCAGGCCGAGGTGCTCGACCTCCTCGAGGATCTGCGCGAAGAGCTGGGCCTCGCCCTCGTCCTCGTCTCGCACGACCTCGCGGTGGTGGCCCAGGTCTGCGACAGTGTGATCGTGATGCGGGACGGCGCCGTCGTCGAATCCGGGCGTGCGGACCACCTGCTCACCGCGCCCCGGCACGAATACACCCGCCAACTCGTCGACAACCATCGGGAATACGGGCTCGAGTCGTTCACCGGAAAGGAGACGGCCCGTGTCTGA